A window from Thermosipho africanus Ob7 encodes these proteins:
- a CDS encoding phospholipase D-like domain-containing protein, which produces MKISSVLIIFLSLVAFSANIYFTEFVDLTDIVIDFINNSNNFLYVSSYSLDNYYVVEAINRLSEKGLDVRVILEVSNKDLKCKVLKDYEKSLHHAKFMVNDNGVIFGSANFTDSGLFEGYNDIVVFEKDKVEDFKNLFLNLWNEGKVSGCKNFFVVGYDDVESKLLEFIQSAKKRIYVCVYALTNQKVFALLKYKESRGVEIKIITDKWFNNSILKKYPIRNIVIVRDKMLHHKFVIVDNSVFLGSVNITVNGLTKNFEMAYISNQFLNSYLKVFDYLWRRYSENKDIED; this is translated from the coding sequence ATGAAAATAAGTAGCGTTTTAATTATTTTCCTTTCTTTAGTAGCATTTTCAGCTAATATTTATTTTACAGAATTTGTTGATTTAACGGATATTGTAATTGATTTTATAAATAATTCTAACAATTTTCTTTATGTTTCTTCCTACAGTTTGGATAATTATTATGTAGTTGAAGCAATAAATAGATTAAGTGAAAAAGGATTGGATGTTAGGGTTATATTAGAAGTTTCAAACAAGGATTTAAAATGTAAGGTTTTAAAAGATTATGAAAAATCTCTTCATCACGCAAAATTCATGGTGAATGACAATGGCGTAATTTTTGGCTCAGCAAATTTTACAGATAGCGGGCTTTTTGAAGGATACAACGATATAGTTGTATTTGAGAAAGATAAGGTAGAAGATTTTAAGAATTTATTTTTAAATTTATGGAATGAAGGCAAAGTATCTGGATGTAAAAATTTTTTTGTTGTGGGTTATGATGATGTAGAATCAAAACTTTTAGAGTTCATTCAAAGTGCTAAGAAAAGAATCTATGTATGTGTGTACGCGCTTACCAATCAGAAAGTCTTTGCTCTTTTAAAATACAAAGAATCACGTGGAGTTGAAATAAAAATAATTACTGACAAATGGTTTAATAACTCAATTTTAAAGAAATATCCTATTAGAAATATTGTTATTGTAAGAGATAAAATGTTGCATCATAAATTTGTGATAGTGGATAATTCAGTTTTTTTAGGTTCGGTTAATATCACCGTAAATGGTCTAACAAAAAATTTTGAAATGGCATATATTTCAAATCAGTTTTTAAACAGCTATTTGAAGGTTTTTGATTATCTTTGGAGGAGATACAGTGAAAACAAAGATATTGAAGATTGA
- a CDS encoding L-threonylcarbamoyladenylate synthase: protein MKTKILKIDPLDFNEKDLIEVCNVIKSGGLVAFPTETVYGLGASAFEEKAVDNIFKVKGRAKDNPLIVHVDRFEKLLEIAEVAEKYFEAINKLTPGPVTFVLKQKINLPKNVTAGLKTVGVRIPAHPVARKLCKCAGPIAAPSANLSGKPSPTDSQAVIEDLFGKIDFVIDAGNSEFGLESTIIDLTSEIPIVLRPGPITIEQLESIFGKVEIPQFVIDASSVENPKAPGMKYRHYAPEKPVYRFNKVQREKVIKKALSENGVFICPEEHKKFYPDDRIMILGKLSEPYSIAQNLFKVLREFDRSNFNVAFIEAFEEKGILLSVMNRLKKASVEVEL, encoded by the coding sequence GTGAAAACAAAGATATTGAAGATTGATCCATTAGATTTTAATGAAAAAGATTTAATAGAAGTATGTAATGTGATAAAAAGTGGTGGACTTGTTGCGTTTCCTACAGAAACGGTTTATGGTCTAGGTGCAAGTGCGTTTGAAGAAAAAGCAGTTGACAACATTTTTAAAGTTAAAGGTAGGGCAAAGGATAATCCATTAATAGTTCACGTAGATAGATTTGAAAAACTTTTAGAGATTGCAGAAGTAGCTGAAAAATATTTTGAAGCGATAAATAAGTTAACACCTGGGCCTGTTACATTTGTATTGAAACAAAAAATAAACTTGCCAAAAAATGTTACGGCTGGGCTTAAAACAGTTGGAGTTCGAATTCCTGCACATCCTGTTGCAAGAAAATTATGTAAATGTGCTGGCCCCATAGCTGCACCTAGTGCAAATTTATCAGGAAAACCAAGTCCTACGGATTCTCAAGCAGTTATTGAAGATCTTTTCGGGAAAATTGATTTTGTTATTGATGCTGGAAATTCAGAATTTGGGCTTGAGTCTACAATTATTGATCTAACATCTGAAATTCCTATCGTATTAAGACCTGGACCTATAACAATAGAGCAACTTGAATCGATTTTTGGAAAAGTTGAAATCCCACAGTTTGTAATTGATGCAAGTTCTGTTGAAAATCCAAAAGCTCCTGGTATGAAATATAGGCATTATGCGCCAGAAAAACCAGTGTATAGGTTCAATAAAGTTCAAAGAGAGAAAGTTATAAAGAAAGCATTAAGTGAAAATGGTGTTTTTATATGTCCTGAAGAACATAAAAAATTTTATCCTGATGATCGTATAATGATCCTTGGAAAATTATCAGAACCTTATTCAATTGCTCAAAATTTGTTTAAAGTGCTGAGAGAATTTGATAGGTCTAATTTCAATGTTGCTTTTATAGAGGCTTTTGAAGAAAAAGGAATATTATTATCAGTCATGAATAGGTTAAAAAAGGCAAGTGTGGAGGTGGAATTGTGA
- the hslV gene encoding ATP-dependent protease subunit HslV: MKWRSTTVVCVRRNDSVVMISDGQVTYGNTILKGNAKKVRKMGDGNVLAGFAGSVADAMALFDRFEAKYREWGGNLLKAAVELAKDWRTDRVLRRLEAMLLVADKKYTFIVSGTGEVIQPEDDIASIGSGSPYAIAAGKALLRHTDLSAKEIALEAIKIASEICIYTNDNFTIEEL, from the coding sequence GTGAAATGGCGTTCGACTACTGTGGTGTGTGTTAGAAGGAATGATTCGGTTGTTATGATTTCAGATGGACAAGTTACATATGGTAATACTATTTTAAAGGGAAATGCTAAAAAAGTTAGAAAGATGGGAGATGGTAATGTTCTTGCAGGTTTTGCCGGTTCTGTTGCGGATGCAATGGCGCTTTTTGATAGATTTGAAGCAAAATACAGGGAATGGGGAGGAAATTTATTAAAAGCAGCTGTAGAGCTCGCAAAAGATTGGAGAACTGATAGAGTCTTAAGAAGGTTGGAGGCAATGCTTCTTGTAGCAGATAAAAAATACACTTTTATAGTTTCAGGAACAGGTGAAGTTATTCAACCAGAAGATGATATTGCTTCAATTGGTTCAGGTTCTCCATATGCAATTGCAGCAGGAAAGGCGCTTTTAAGGCATACAGATTTAAGTGCAAAAGAGATAGCACTTGAAGCAATTAAAATAGCAAGTGAAATATGTATATATACGAATGATAACTTTACAATTGAGGAGTTATAA
- a CDS encoding DUF503 domain-containing protein — MSASYLEITLRIFGIKSLKEKRSIVKRLINDLRSNFNISVVEIADQDSKDFITLGISLVSINKSHAYKSIESIVEYIERYYTVENVYKEVYD; from the coding sequence ATGTCTGCTAGTTATTTGGAGATTACTTTACGAATATTTGGTATTAAATCTTTAAAAGAGAAAAGATCAATTGTTAAAAGACTAATAAATGATTTAAGAAGTAATTTTAATATTTCTGTTGTAGAAATTGCCGACCAGGATTCAAAAGATTTTATTACGTTGGGTATTTCTTTGGTAAGTATAAATAAATCTCATGCATATAAAAGTATTGAAAGTATTGTTGAGTATATTGAAAGGTATTATACAGTTGAAAATGTCTACAAGGAGGTGTATGATTGA
- the yqeK gene encoding bis(5'-nucleosyl)-tetraphosphatase (symmetrical) YqeK, with translation MIVDIDEIKNVVNLLVSKDRLLHVEGTAKFAKTLARVHGLDENIAEFIGYAHDIFRDINQRKLLKLARGYNLSLTDEEKLHPILLHGKLAAEFLRFRFNVDDEELLDAVRYHTSGYKNFGIYGKLLFLADSLEETRNYPNVNKLREIAFKDIEMGYFEVLRNKLIYAIERNLFILKESIESWNELIRKRKGGSI, from the coding sequence TTGATAGTAGATATAGATGAAATAAAGAATGTAGTAAATTTGCTTGTTAGCAAAGATAGGCTTTTACATGTTGAAGGAACTGCAAAGTTTGCAAAAACTCTTGCAAGAGTTCATGGGTTAGATGAAAATATTGCAGAATTTATTGGATATGCACATGACATTTTTAGAGATATCAATCAAAGAAAACTTTTAAAACTTGCAAGAGGGTATAATTTATCTTTAACTGATGAAGAAAAATTACATCCAATATTGCTTCATGGCAAACTTGCTGCTGAGTTTTTAAGATTTAGATTTAATGTTGATGATGAAGAGCTTTTAGATGCCGTTAGATATCATACATCTGGTTATAAGAATTTTGGAATATATGGAAAGCTTTTATTTTTAGCTGATTCATTGGAAGAGACAAGAAACTATCCAAATGTTAATAAATTAAGAGAAATAGCATTTAAAGATATTGAAATGGGATATTTTGAGGTTCTTAGGAACAAGTTAATTTATGCTATTGAGAGGAATTTATTTATTTTAAAAGAAAGCATAGAATCCTGGAATGAATTGATAAGGAAGAGAAAGGGAGGTTCAATATGA
- a CDS encoding tRNA (adenine-N1)-methyltransferase, translating to MIKEGDKVLLYGDDGSKIIITVEAGKKKGTHLGHVDMDELIGKEYGDTIVFGKNNRVFYILKPTYIDLIFNMKRRTQIIYPKDASYILFKLDIKPGDRVIDTGVGSGAMCGAFARIVGKDGKVYGYERREDFYNLAKKNLEYWGLIDNVELKLRDISGGFDEVNVDALMLDVPDPHNYIEQCWQALKGGGKMGIICPTTNQVQEVLEKLYEYPFIDVEVWENLMRRYKPNPERLRPFDRMVAHTTYLVFATKVLKK from the coding sequence TTGATTAAAGAAGGAGATAAGGTTTTACTGTATGGAGATGATGGAAGTAAGATTATTATCACAGTTGAGGCTGGTAAAAAGAAAGGGACACATCTTGGACATGTTGATATGGATGAGCTTATAGGAAAGGAATATGGAGATACAATTGTCTTTGGAAAAAATAATAGGGTCTTTTATATTTTAAAGCCAACTTATATTGATCTTATTTTTAATATGAAAAGAAGAACTCAAATTATATACCCTAAAGATGCATCATATATTTTGTTTAAACTTGATATTAAACCTGGCGATAGAGTTATTGATACAGGTGTTGGTAGTGGAGCGATGTGTGGGGCTTTTGCAAGAATTGTTGGAAAAGATGGGAAAGTATATGGATATGAAAGAAGAGAAGATTTTTACAACTTAGCTAAGAAGAATTTAGAATATTGGGGATTAATAGACAATGTTGAGCTAAAATTAAGGGATATTTCAGGAGGTTTTGATGAAGTAAATGTTGACGCTTTAATGTTGGATGTTCCTGATCCGCACAATTATATTGAGCAATGTTGGCAAGCATTAAAAGGTGGAGGAAAGATGGGAATAATCTGCCCTACTACAAATCAAGTTCAAGAGGTTTTGGAAAAACTATATGAATATCCTTTTATAGATGTAGAAGTTTGGGAAAATCTTATGAGAAGATATAAGCCAAATCCTGAAAGGTTGAGACCTTTCGATAGAATGGTGGCTCATACAACGTATTTGGTGTTTGCCACTAAGGTTCTTAAAAAGTAG
- a CDS encoding S41 family peptidase, with the protein MKKKNFIIITAVIISILVGTIVLSGATTDKNFQDNLTPLAETLYYILNYYYEIDKADINKVIDYGIDGLVKGLGDDFSYYYNKDVYEEKEIENKGEYGGLGIEVTYDADSKAIKIISPMYGTPAWRAGLKAGDLIISVDGSSVQEMSYIEAVNRMRGEPGTKVKLTILRGEEVLEFEITREIIKITPVKYGFVETQIGRIGYVRLTQFNQPSSKKLEEALNKIYEKGVVALIFDLRDNPGGYLDSAIDVASMFLDAGKLVVTVEPRVGSIERYVSKGNDFPKVPVAVLVNGGSASASEIVTGALKENNRAVVIGQKTFGKGSVQQGFPLSNGGVLFITIAHYKTPSGNDIHRVGIEPNIYVTQEATDNVAHEEEVVDYTKEITDVNLDDPYIKRAIQYFIEKR; encoded by the coding sequence ATGAAAAAGAAGAATTTTATAATTATAACTGCTGTTATTATATCTATTTTGGTTGGTACTATTGTTTTATCGGGTGCTACAACGGATAAAAATTTTCAGGATAATCTGACACCACTTGCAGAAACCCTTTATTATATATTAAATTACTATTATGAAATTGATAAAGCAGATATTAATAAAGTAATTGATTATGGTATAGATGGTCTTGTTAAAGGATTAGGTGATGATTTTAGCTATTATTACAACAAAGATGTATATGAAGAAAAAGAGATTGAAAATAAAGGTGAATATGGTGGGCTTGGAATTGAAGTTACATACGATGCAGATAGCAAGGCAATAAAGATAATAAGTCCTATGTATGGTACACCTGCCTGGAGAGCTGGTTTAAAAGCTGGAGATTTAATAATTAGTGTTGATGGAAGTTCGGTTCAAGAAATGAGTTATATTGAAGCTGTTAATAGGATGAGAGGAGAACCTGGAACAAAGGTTAAGCTTACAATTTTGCGAGGAGAAGAAGTTTTGGAATTTGAAATCACAAGAGAAATAATAAAGATTACTCCTGTAAAATACGGTTTTGTGGAAACTCAAATAGGAAGGATAGGTTATGTAAGACTAACACAGTTTAATCAACCATCTTCTAAGAAACTTGAAGAAGCATTAAACAAAATTTATGAAAAAGGTGTTGTAGCGTTAATATTTGATTTAAGGGATAATCCTGGAGGTTATTTAGATAGTGCTATTGATGTTGCAAGTATGTTTTTAGATGCTGGGAAATTGGTGGTTACAGTAGAACCAAGAGTTGGAAGTATAGAGCGCTACGTAAGTAAAGGAAATGACTTTCCAAAGGTTCCAGTAGCTGTTCTTGTTAATGGTGGTTCAGCTTCAGCTTCGGAAATTGTTACGGGAGCATTAAAAGAAAATAATAGAGCGGTAGTTATAGGTCAAAAGACATTTGGAAAGGGTTCAGTTCAACAGGGTTTTCCACTAAGTAATGGTGGAGTATTGTTTATTACAATTGCACATTATAAAACTCCAAGTGGGAATGATATTCACAGGGTTGGTATTGAGCCAAACATTTATGTAACACAAGAAGCAACAGATAATGTTGCACATGAAGAAGAAGTGGTGGACTATACAAAAGAAATTACTGATGTAAATTTAGATGATCCTTATATAAAAAGAGCAATTCAGTACTTTATTGAAAAAAGATGA
- a CDS encoding efflux RND transporter permease subunit, with amino-acid sequence MIERFAKFLLKKSSLFILILSLIGLLFGIYSLLNLKVNAELTELAPEKIPEFKDMVKFTNEKVVSNTLLLVIELENKKINVNEFVEKLKDAFEETPYISKAEAFDDPETMLKYGIFTIDENSLTNVLNYYNAVINVEPRSAIDFRFWRNLGIAISTVSEYANSFLSRSGIKKYYLISNDGNVILMNFSMSKPVTDIDFLNKAIPDLKNIASKLSKEFEANILFSGSAMNNFIGNKQVTKDFQITTIVSLVGISLLLLISYGSSKTMLFMFYSMILAMGTSLGIIVLLFKQINIITSFVNAMLLGLGIDYGIHITAKIHENLRIYGKTNESIVEAFKENFTPSFVSAITTSIALLALALSPSKPLQEMGISSGIGVMIFFIYMNFLVPAFYSRFKQSINIPKKEYFSSFLELLRRIKPIKVLVWFAVIIFSAFSYLAVKNFSYTPPGLVPENSEAVKALEIAEEKFGEFGVGQIVIAAKSIDELKEIKNEIENSKYFSNTFSLLSFVEEPEKLEEIRPSFYETVYKVINEPILDVVFKKYGLYNSLLETLSLLRTAKTYDDVISSIEKDIPALFFYDTNNTRYYLLYAKEKVSLWRDNNLKKIFDEELKGKKVFGYPALFYKVMVYLVNSTSKAVYFVFLAIIITLLIDLRSFLKSLKVTFYVVLSILATIGIGYVALKIDLTFLNLLIIPIFLGIGVDSMVHLSHSILHGRDSIMKTEKAVTISVLTTIIAFGSFILAQGELLKEFGELVSIGLLVSWFVSIFIYLSSIDKKG; translated from the coding sequence TTGATTGAAAGATTTGCAAAGTTTTTATTAAAGAAGTCCTCTCTTTTTATTCTTATACTATCACTAATTGGTCTATTATTTGGGATATATAGCTTATTGAATTTAAAAGTTAATGCGGAACTTACTGAGCTTGCTCCAGAAAAAATACCGGAGTTTAAAGATATGGTTAAATTTACAAATGAAAAAGTTGTTTCAAATACCTTGCTTTTAGTTATTGAATTGGAAAATAAAAAGATCAATGTAAATGAGTTTGTTGAAAAATTAAAGGATGCATTTGAAGAAACACCGTATATATCAAAGGCAGAAGCATTTGACGATCCTGAAACGATGCTAAAATATGGAATTTTCACTATTGATGAAAATAGTTTGACTAATGTTTTAAATTACTATAATGCAGTCATAAATGTTGAACCAAGGTCTGCTATAGATTTTAGATTTTGGAGAAACTTGGGAATAGCTATTTCTACGGTGTCGGAATATGCTAATAGTTTTTTGTCAAGAAGTGGTATAAAAAAATACTATTTAATATCGAATGATGGAAATGTAATATTAATGAATTTTTCCATGAGCAAGCCCGTAACGGATATTGATTTTCTAAACAAAGCAATTCCAGATTTAAAAAATATAGCTAGTAAATTGTCAAAAGAGTTTGAAGCAAATATTCTATTTAGTGGTTCTGCAATGAATAATTTTATAGGGAATAAGCAAGTAACAAAAGACTTTCAAATTACAACAATTGTTTCGCTTGTTGGTATATCGCTTCTATTATTAATTTCATACGGTAGTTCTAAGACTATGTTATTCATGTTTTATTCGATGATACTTGCCATGGGTACAAGTCTTGGAATTATAGTATTACTTTTTAAGCAAATTAATATTATTACTTCTTTTGTAAACGCAATGCTTCTTGGACTTGGAATTGATTATGGTATTCATATAACTGCAAAAATACATGAGAATTTGAGAATATATGGAAAGACAAATGAAAGCATTGTTGAAGCTTTCAAGGAAAATTTTACTCCTTCATTTGTCTCTGCAATAACTACTTCTATTGCTTTATTAGCACTTGCTCTCAGTCCTTCAAAGCCTTTACAGGAAATGGGAATATCTTCTGGAATAGGTGTAATGATATTTTTTATTTATATGAACTTTCTAGTTCCTGCTTTTTATTCAAGGTTTAAACAAAGTATAAATATTCCTAAAAAAGAATACTTTTCAAGTTTTTTAGAGTTACTTAGAAGAATAAAACCTATAAAAGTACTTGTGTGGTTTGCAGTTATTATTTTTTCAGCATTTTCATACCTTGCTGTAAAAAATTTTTCCTATACTCCACCAGGACTTGTACCAGAAAATTCTGAAGCTGTTAAAGCTCTTGAAATTGCAGAAGAAAAGTTTGGAGAATTTGGTGTTGGACAAATTGTAATTGCTGCAAAGAGTATAGATGAGTTGAAAGAAATTAAAAATGAGATAGAAAATTCTAAGTATTTTTCAAATACTTTTTCATTACTTTCGTTTGTTGAAGAGCCTGAAAAACTGGAAGAAATAAGGCCGAGTTTTTATGAGACTGTTTACAAGGTTATAAATGAGCCTATATTAGATGTAGTATTTAAAAAGTATGGTTTGTATAATAGTCTCTTAGAAACTTTGAGTTTGCTAAGAACAGCTAAAACATACGATGATGTTATTTCAAGTATAGAAAAAGATATTCCGGCATTATTTTTCTACGATACAAATAATACTAGATATTATTTGCTTTATGCTAAAGAAAAAGTTTCATTGTGGAGAGATAACAACTTAAAAAAGATTTTTGATGAAGAACTTAAAGGAAAAAAGGTATTTGGCTATCCAGCATTATTTTACAAAGTAATGGTTTATTTGGTTAATTCAACAAGTAAAGCTGTATATTTTGTGTTTTTAGCGATAATAATTACGCTTTTGATTGATTTAAGAAGCTTTTTAAAGTCTTTGAAAGTGACTTTCTATGTTGTTCTTTCAATATTAGCTACTATTGGTATAGGTTATGTGGCTTTAAAAATAGATTTGACGTTTTTGAATCTTTTAATAATTCCAATTTTTCTTGGAATTGGTGTAGATAGTATGGTTCATTTATCACACAGCATACTTCATGGAAGAGATAGTATTATGAAGACAGAAAAGGCTGTAACTATTTCTGTTTTGACTACAATAATTGCATTTGGAAGTTTTATTTTAGCGCAAGGAGAACTTTTAAAGGAATTTGGAGAGCTTGTTTCAATAGGCTTGCTTGTTTCGTGGTTTGTTAGTATTTTTATTTATTTGAGTAG